The Elgaria multicarinata webbii isolate HBS135686 ecotype San Diego chromosome 7, rElgMul1.1.pri, whole genome shotgun sequence nucleotide sequence taaaatttaaatttaagttaaaattaagtgttaaaatactgagtgaataaaaaggtcttcaactggcgacgaaagcagtacagtgtaggcgccaggcggacctctctggggagctcgttccacaacctgggtgccacagcggagaaagctctcctcctagtagccacccgcctcacttcctttggcaggggctcatggagaagggcccctgtagatgatcttaaggtccgggtaggtacatatgggaggaggcgttccttcagataacctggccccaaaccgtttagggctttaaatgtcaataccagcactttgaattgggcccggacctggactggcagccaatgaagctggaaaaggactggcgtgatgtgatctcgccagccagtccctgttaataaccttgctgccccgttttgcaccagttgaagcttccggaccgttttcaaaggcagccccacgtataacgcattgcagtaatccaagcgagaggttatcagagcatggataactgtagctaggctatctctgtccagataagggcgtagttggtatatcaacctaagctgataaaaggtgctctttgccactgagttcacctgtgcctcaagtgacagttctggatcgaagagcacccccaaactacggacccgatcctttagggagagtgcaaccccgtccaggacagggcaaacatcacctcgccagacagatgaaccacccgctaacattTGCAGGAAATACAAAAGCTACTGCTATGGCTAGGCTAATTGTGACATGAATAGTATGGAATCACTGTCTTGTGCCTGAGAGAAAATAAGCCCAGAAGCAAGAAATTTTGTATTCCTTCCCCTTATTTCCAAATTCTGTGCTCCTTGGTATGTAATAGTGTTGCAAACATGTCTTTTCTGCAGCAGGAGTTCCTCAAAAGGCTTGTGAAATCAGAGGCGGAAGGCCTGCTCACAAACTTGCTTTTAATGACGTATAAAGCATGATTCTGATGAAAAAACCATAAACAGATTGTGAAGAGAAACCCACAGCTAGGAAAGTAAAGACAAAAAGGTGTTCTCTGCTCACCCACTGCTCCTGGAAAGGAGGGGCTAGTTAGCAAgataaagtgttgtgtgtgttaAATGAATTAACATTTCTTCAAGCAGCATATCCTGGATGCAGAAGGAACTGAGCCATATTTGTGGCAGAAACGGATCTTAAAATCCAGACCACTTGGTAGGTGAATTTTGTTTCTGAATTCAATTTTTCTCCTGTCAtgcatcagtaaaaaaaaaaaagtaatcgtCTTTCCAATAGTGATGTTCTTACAGACTTTGCTGGTAAATGAATGTATCTGTGATACTATTTTGCAGTTCTTTGTGAACTCATAAAAGTTCTCATGCCAGGCTTGTACAAATGGAAATATTTGTTTAAACTGCAGTTTGTTATGTGACTGGGAGAGGTTCCAAAGAGAATTATGACTGGACAAATATCACAAATGGCAGTTACGAACCCTTACTTTCTAATACACAGAATCAACAGCAGTAGCACAAATGCCATCAACATAAATGTGTGTAACTTTTATGTTAACAATAGACTTATCAAGGGTTTTACCGTGACAATACGTTATTGTTGTTAAAGTAGGAGGAACAAGGCTATGCCCTGCCACTTCACTGCTTGTTGAAAAAAACCAGGGAAATATTGAGATTGACTAAGGTCCTTTCAATAACTGAGGTCCTTtcacacaaagcttttattgtgcaattgccctgcctcattcatggaattttataaataaaatgtcaccagatgtcatcttccatttTTAAGACTCCCttattttcccactgctgcttctgccttttcCCATTAAGGGTCAGCTGcaaaatgccttttgattggtagcactaagaactgtccatctggaagcaaccaCCACCCCCATCACCTCCCCTGTCACCCCAGCCATGGCCTTATGAATACTATGACCtgccttctttttgttttgttaagtgGTGAACAGCATTGTGAATGTCTTCTCTAAGGCCAAGTTCTTCCTGAGGTAGATATACCACTTCAGACaatatggaatgctctcccctccATCCCAGTAATTGTATAGTGCATAGAAAACTGGCATATCAGGAAGTATGCCTTCTCCTTGACATGTTAGTTTTCTATGTGAAGggattttgttgtgcttttggaGAGTATACAAGCCTCCACCCACAGTCTGAAACAGTACGTCTTAGATGCAGGCTTATTTTCTCAGTGAAAACTAGATCTATATGGAACACAGGGGTACCTTGTGCCACAGGACTACAGGAGGATTGCATTTCCCATGCAGTTCAGAATGGAGATGAGAAGCCTGCAATGAAATCACAAGGGCTGGGTTCCTGTTctttcactccctccctccctccctccctccctccctctctctctctctctctctctctctcactcacacctCTTTTGCACACACTCCAGTCACATACCTTTTGCCACAAACACCCACACTTTTCACTCCATTCACTTGGTTCCTTCCCTTTTGCTGTCATTTGAGATCTTTGTCTCTGCTCCCTGACAGCCTGCCTCATCTGCATCTTTGCTTGCGCTgccttctttcccttttctctgtgttgttgttgttgttgttgttattgttgttgtttatttatatcctgccttttccccagtactgggactcaagatggtttacaagattaaaacatgtacaattaaaatatataaatataaatttacaaaagttaaaacagaattaaacctgcaataaaattaaaaacctattaaaaaaatttaaaatagtaaaaacaggatccaatacattaacacaggtccagaatagttccaaaagcctgctgaaacaaaaaaagtttttgcctgcctccaaaagtgtcgcacagagggagccagcctagcctccctgggacgggagttccagagccttggagcagccactgaaaaggccctctcccgtgtaccaatcaggcgtgcctgggatgttggtgggactgagagaaaggtctctccagaagatctcagagcgcgggcaggctcatatgggaggatacggtctttcagataacctagacccgagccatagagggctttataggtgattaccagcactttgaattgtgcccggaaacagaccggaagccagtgaagctgttttaacaggggaattgTACGCTCCCTGTAATACTGCCTAACTGTTGCCCATTTCTCTGGCCAAATTATTGGAATGCCTGCCAAATGGTGAGGAGGTTCCTTAAAAAAGTGAGTGTGAGTTCTTTCTTAAACAAGCAGAGCTGTTTGCCCCTAATCTTGAGAGAAGGAGTACCTGATTCCCCAAGTCCTGCACCCAGTTGAGATTCTTGTTTATCCCTGTTTCCTCACAACACTTTACCACTTCTTTTAGTGTGAGATGTGTTGTTTGCTGGATGTACAAATAGGTCTGAGCTGAGAGTAGGAACTGGAGTAGTGACTAGCGATGTCACACGAGCAAACCAGACATGCATGTGTTTGCTTAAACGTGTGCACACCAGTTTGGTTAGAAAATGGGGTGGGTCTACTTTCATTATAAAATGGAGTGTGGAGAGATGGGAGCGATACCCATCTGCTTTCACCACCTTACTGCCCGATTCTCCATTGCTTTTAttcccctgcccctttccccagaCCATCTTCGAAGTGAGCCAGTGTTAGACTATTATGTTAGCATTAGAATTGAAATGGGTACTGCCACGACaccggctctgaacaccagacctggccgcggctactccctgctcaagccaagcaccaccgcttgatacgcctgaggcaagggataaaaaccaccttcctccaaactatgtggagaaaggggtttaaatggagaaggatttcaataataaaataatgtgctgtgagttatatgtgctgaggtgaattgttgtcagagtgggtgctaaatgtataaacttcagatgataaatgccaaacagacacgtgggatttttgtggtagttaaaaacaaaataattaaaatttatttttaaaagttcacaagctttgtttcaaattaaaacatttcaaaacctttttgaaacctttcatccaatcctttcacccattcacatacacgctttttctctcacacaatcactcttgaactttctttattgtcagtattgtttaatatacataaACTGTCTATCTCCACACCCcactctcaaaagacaccactctctacaccgAGCCTCAAATTCTCctgacccaagtactctaaacaccaagagctaacacacagagagccctaacgcctctaagagtacctaaaagtctccctcaatcccctcagtcgttcccttatatatcctcctccccctcctcagacattctaactccacccactcaggccaacattctaaaaaccacagagttacaaactgcagacatacatttgggaactgacttgtggggtgtaatgccacaggtaCATTTGTGATCATTGAAACAGCTGTAGGCAAACAGCTGAAGGGTGCAGGAGATATGAGTGGACAGAAGATAATGCTGAAGGGTGACTCTGAGTCCTAAGGTTCCTTGAAGCAAGCTATTTATAGcaggctcatgactggccacttgcAGAAGTTTCCTGGTCAATTATATGATGCTGCAACCCTCCAGTgcctttctccttctttctgtggtttaattgaaaatggggaaaaagtAGTAACCTAAAGACCTCCCCTTGTGTTTCACCATGAAAAGACAAAGTCGTGCCAACTTGTGGCCATGTAAATGAAATGTAGAACTCCTagttaaaggggggaaaggggagtgggaagggaagtgtgtgtaaagggaACACGTTGTGATTGTGGGGCGAAAACAAAAGCCAGAAAGCTGCTGTACAGTTGCAGGATTTTCCCCTGGTAAAGAAATGCCCTTTATCACAGGTGTTCCAGATATCGTGTCAGTATACACCCTGCATGTTCCTGGATCAGCACATCCCAAGATAATGGCCAGATTTACACAAAGCAGTATATgtcagtttgaaaatggtttgaaaactgtgtatagaaagtgtcctaggccccaacagttgtcactactgttacaaaccgttttaaagcagtagtgtagatcctgccaatgatAGGTACTCCAGTAAATGAGGGAACAGtgcagtggtacattttgaagtgcaggtgcatctcatgacagtccccatagccatgaccccaaagagagtccaagcagctgtattgatccatatGAATGCACCAGTTCTaccagtttaatgtccaccaggaacaggtcttttgtaaagctagtggGTCTTAGTTGCCCATTTAAGAGCAAGTTACcttaaaatactttgcattataacagggAACAAtaaattgttgctgggaaaattaattccccccaccccccagataatTGTAGCTAAACTCAGAACAGGGAAGTTGAGATGGGGGTGGCAGATGAGGTCAGCATCCTTGCTAATACAAGTGCTGGTGCTGTGTCCCTGCAAACACTAGTTCCACTACGTCATCTCTGGTTAGTATATGTTGCTCCCACAGACTTCTCATAAAAATCCTTCATATCCTCTAGCATATGGATGGTCATTAACACTTTAGGAAATAATGCTttattgtgttctctctctctctctctctctcagactttGCACCATGTGCAGAACTCAGGCCTTTGTATTCTTCCTTCTCCTAGGACTGAACCTCCCAAAAGCAAAAGGCAACTGTGAATTTCTAGAGCCTGAAATGCACTGTGTTTGTTCACTGCAAGATCAGTCACAATTAAAAGACTTCATGAATTGCCTCCCAGCCACCACATATGAGCTACAAGGAGGAAACCTGTTACAATTCCAACTCTTTTCTGAAACGAAGGCAACCCCAGAGTTTATTGACATTCTGCAAGCCCTACAAGTACACAAGCTCATCTTTACAGACCTCCTTATACCAGAGATTCTCTTGCCAGGAGCCTTGGAAATTGTTTCCTACACTTCTCTGGTTTCCAAACTTGAATTTGTAAACTGCACTTTTCTTAGAACTGCCCCCTGGCGCAACAAAGGTAGGTTGGACTTGAAGGTTTCGTCTTTGCGCTTCCACAAAGTTACTGCTCCCCCCCTGGATGATCTGCTTGACACATCTGACCTAAGAGGGTGGCTGGAGACCTTGGACAATCTGACCATTACAGAGTCGCAAGTCACATATGTCCCatgcaaaattggcacagtgttCACAGCATTGGGTTTTCTGGATATTTCGGGAAACCATTTCCAGGACCACAGCATGAAGTCGTCATTCTGTAAAGGGGCTTTCCCACAGCTCAAGATATTAAAACTGCACCACAACAACCTGACCTCTTATGAGATAGTATGCGACACTGTTAGTCATCTCAGCATGCTCACACACTTAGACCTAAGTCAGAACGACTTCCTGCCTGGAAACTCCTCCTCCCGTTGCATGTGGCCACCATCACTTCGTATTTTTAATTTATCCAACACAGGTTTAGAACACATGCACAGATTTCTGCCGCCCAATGTTGAAATATTAGATCTGAGTGCCAATAATATGTTTACTCTTGACCTCTCGTTACCTGGCTTAAAAGAACTCTACCTGTCCAAAAACAGGCTGCAGAAAGTCCCCTCCATCGATAGACTTCCTAGTTTGGAGGTTCTCAGTTTAGATCAAAACCAGATCTCACAGCTTCCAAGCAAGGACATGCAGCGTCTGAAGCATCTACAGAGCTTGAAAGCTGGACACAATCTCTATAATTGTTCTTGTAGCAATTATATCAGCGAAATCCAGGAACTGGCAGCCAAAACGTCATTGCTGCCTGATTGGCCTCAGGACTATATATGCAAGTCTCCTCCTCATTACGAGGATTACCTGGTAAAAGATGTGCCTCTTCCATCACTGAAGTGTAACAAGGCTCAAATCAGTCATGGGTCAATAGTCAGTTTGCTGACATGTG carries:
- the CD14 gene encoding monocyte differentiation antigen CD14; translated protein: MCRTQAFVFFLLLGLNLPKAKGNCEFLEPEMHCVCSLQDQSQLKDFMNCLPATTYELQGGNLLQFQLFSETKATPEFIDILQALQVHKLIFTDLLIPEILLPGALEIVSYTSLVSKLEFVNCTFLRTAPWRNKGRLDLKVSSLRFHKVTAPPLDDLLDTSDLRGWLETLDNLTITESQVTYVPCKIGTVFTALGFLDISGNHFQDHSMKSSFCKGAFPQLKILKLHHNNLTSYEIVCDTVSHLSMLTHLDLSQNDFLPGNSSSRCMWPPSLRIFNLSNTGLEHMHRFLPPNVEILDLSANNMFTLDLSLPGLKELYLSKNRLQKVPSIDRLPSLEVLSLDQNQISQLPSKDMQRLKHLQSLKAGHNLYNCSCSNYISEIQELAAKTSLLPDWPQDYICKSPPHYEDYLVKDVPLPSLKCNKAQISHGSIVSLLTCVYLVLGLLPM